CACGCCATTCGCGGGAAGTGTTGATATGTAGAATCAAATTATAAGTGTTTGGAACGGTCGTATTCGAGTGCGATGATAGAGCCCATTACTTTGAACCCTGCCGGTGCTTCGTCTACCATTCCTTCTCCGTGAAACATTACTTTTACGGAGTCCATCATGGCATTGATTATTTTCAATCCTTTTCCCATGTTCTTATGTTTTTGGCCGGAACCATTATAAGGGAGGGTTTCTGGTTTTTTACTTTGGTGGTTTTTGATATGATCGAGGAAGGTAGAAAAACATTGTGATTGGTTTGCGCGTAAAAGTTCTTTGTCATTATCAGGGACAGGGGACTCACCAGATAATCCTGATCCATAATCTAGGATGTACAAAGTGAACTTTGCTGAGTCTATCCGCCAACGACAGATGATAGTTTCATCACAAGCACAGGAAACATTTGCAGCAACTGCATTGGTCAAGGCTTCATCTGCAGCGAGTTCAATTTGCATGATGTTATCAAAGCTGAAACCATTGTCTTCTAAAGTTCGTTTTAATTCTTGGCGGAACTGTTTGACAGAAGACATATCGGGAGGCAGGAACATGGCGTATGAACCTGGCGAAGGGCTTAACAGATAGGGAATCACTTCAGATGGTGCTGTCAAAGGCCGCTTTTTCCTCTCTCTCATCATAATACACGATGCGAAGTGAGAAAAAAAGTCAAAAATACCTTAAAACCGAACGAAGCAGTAAAAAATTTACCTAAGTGAAATTCCTAAGATCCCTGCCAATTGTTCCATTCTTTTGACCATCTTGTCTTGTCCAAGGAGACTAAAGAGGATGGGAAGTTCCAATCCATGGGATTTGCCAGTTGTGATGGAACGGATTGGCATAAAAAGAGTCCTTCCTTTTTCACCTGTGCTTTCACCAACTTTCGCCATTGCCTCTTTGTATGCATCAGGAGTGGTCAGGGAACTTCCTTTGACAATTTGGTAAAAGTGAGTGACGACTTCTTTCCCTTTGCCTTCCAACACCAATTGTTTGGCTTCATCATTTTCGAAACTGAGATTTTCTAGGAAAAATTCTTCAATATAGGGAGGGGCTTGGATGAGTCTGTCCAAATACACTCGGACCGAATCCAATATGGAAAGGAGTTGTGGGTTTTCTCCTGATTTATACGCATCGGGGATTTGGCAGTCTTTTAAAAATGGTTCTAATGCTTTGCCAAGTGTTTCAATTTTGGCATCACGGATGTATTTGTTCGACATCCAATTGAGTTTTGATTTTGGGTTTAAGTATTCAGCAAGACCCAACAAAGATAGTTTATTGAAATCAACGGTTTCCTTTTCTTCTTCTTTTAGTTTTTTGAAAACATCAAAAGTAGCAGGCGATTTAGAACAACGCTCTACATCAAATACATTACACAATTCTTCATCACTCATGTATTCTTTGCCTTCAGGAGAAGTCCATCCGAGAAGTGCCATATAGTTTCTCATGGTTTCACTCGAATAACCTAAATCTCGGAAAGCAAGAACTGAAGTTGCTCCAGCACGTTTCGAAAGTTTTTTCCCATCAGTTCCGACAATTTCACTTGCGTGTGCAAATCTTGGGAGAGGGAAACCAAAGGCTTCAAAGATCATAATTTGTCTTGGTGTATTGGAAAGGTGGCCCACACCTCGGATCACATGAGTGATGTTCATAAGTGCATCATCAATCACCACAGCATAGTTATACGAAGGGAATCCATCCGATTTTACGATGATAAAATCTCCAATCAGTTTTGATTCAAACTTTACTTTGCCTTGGATCATATCATCTACGATCACAATTTTATGTGGGGTTTTGAAACGAACTGTGAAGGGAGTTTTTTTCTCTAGTTGTGAATTGATTTCTTCGTCACTTAAATCAGAACATTTTCCATCGTAGATGTAAGGAATGCCCATTGCATCCGCTTGTTTTTTTTTGCCTTCCAATTCTTCAGCTGTACAAAAACAACGGTAAGCTTTTTTTTCTTTTATAAGTTTGTCAGTGTATTCTTTGTATATATGAATTCGTTCTGATTGTGTATAAGGTCCATTAGGTCCACCAACACCTGGGCCTTCATCCCATTCCATTCCAAGCCACTTAAGTGATTCTAAAATGATTTTGAAAGATGCTTCGGTGGATCTGTCTTGATCTGTGTCTTCAATGCGAAGTAAAAATTTACCTTTTTTTGCTTTTGCATATAAGTAATTGAATAGAGCAGTTCTTGCTCCTCCAACGTGTAGGAATCCAGATGGAGATGGGGCAAAACGTGTACGAACTTCTGTCATTTCAAATCCTCTTTGAGTAAAAAGTCTCCCATTCGTTTGTAACCAAATGGTTCTTTGGTTTTGGTAGTCAAACCATTGGTATAGGGAGGAACAAAGTATAATAATAAATTGTTTTCTTTATAAATTAGTTTGAAAAATAGTTTGTTTGGTTCTGTTTCGTTCCATTCATAACTAAGTTGGTTATAATCGTAATGTGTAGATGTATGTTCAGTAACGATTGTTTGGTTCGTTATTTTTGTGAAAGTACTAGAAGATGTGAAAAATTGGTTTGATCCAATATTATGTGACCAACGATTTTCACCACCTATCTCAGAACGATTTCCTTCTTCCAAAAGGATACCTGTTTCTCCACTGAGTTCGAACACTTCCATTTCATCGATGGAAGATTTGTTTTCTTTCAATGTGATTTGGTTTTCAAGGAGGGATTCTATTGTATTCCCTTTCACTTCTTTGAAAAAAGAATCTTTATAAACAAAGATAATTTTTTTATCAGTCTTATCCCTTTGGAATTTACCAACTTTTCTATTCCAAATCAATTTATAAGATTCAACGAGATCAGTTCCAAATTCAGAATTGATATTGGATGTAAAACTTGGGTCATAAGCAATGAAACTTAGCTCAATTTTTTCCGCATACCCAGTTGTTTTACCAGGTTCCCATTGGATACAACGGTAGTGAGATGAACCTTCTTTGAAGAAAGTGAGATTCATTTTGCGAGGTGATTTGAGAAACAAAACGGAAGCAGGAATTTCAGTTTTGGGATCTCTCGAAAGGAGAGAATTTAGGCTTTGGCAACTGCAGATGGAAAAAAAAATCAAGAACCAGATAAGCCAATGAAAACGGGTGTATTCTTGAGTTTGTGAGGACATAGATAGGTGCGTATCGCCAGTCTAAAAAGGGAAAACCGCTTGACAAGTCAATTCATCGCACCCCTGTGTCATTTGGAACCATGAAGAACGAAGAACAGTATCCGAAACGCCCCTTTGAAGACCAAGTGAATGACGACCAAAGGAAATACTCGCGCTATGTATGCGATTCGAGAGCAATTCCGCAAGAAATTGATGGCCTAAAGCCTGTTCAACGACGAATTCTTTGGGCTATGTGGAACTCTGATGCGAGAAACCGACATACAAAAACCGTAAAAGTCGCAGGTCTTGCCATGGGATACCACCCTCATGGAGATAGATCCATCCAAGATGCCCTTTCGCAAATGGCACAAGACTTTGCTTTTGCTAATAATTATCCTTTAGTACATGGAGAAGGAACATTTGGAGACGTCCTGGATCCCAATGCGATCGCTTCACCACGGTATACAGAAGTCAAACTCTCTGACTTTGCCAAAGACTTAGGTTTTTTTGAAAGTTTACCAGACATAGATTATGTAAAAAACTACGATGAGACAGAAGACGAACCCATTCATTTTGTGGGAAAGGTTCCTGTTGTCCTCTTAAATAATATCCAAGGGATTGCAACTGGGTTTCGTTGTTTCATTCCAGCACATAAACTCAGTGATGTTATCGATTCACAAGTAACCTATTTAAAAACAGGCAAACCAAAAAAGATCACTCCATGGTACAAAGGATACGGTGGCGAAGTGAAATTGTCAAAAAATGACAATGGTAACACTGTTATGTCGACTACTTTCGGCTTCAAAAAAGAAGATGGGAAATTGTATTTAGTTGATTCACCAATGAATTGGAACCGTGAAAAGGTTGTGAATTATTTGGATGATCTGATCGAAAGAAAAGACAATTGGTTAAAAGACTACATCGATCATTCCAGCCAAACCTTTAAAATTGAACTCATTGCGAAAAAAGGTGAAGAACCATCCGAGAAAGAAATCAAAGAACTCTTCTCAAAAGAAAACAACGAAGTTCTGACCATCAACGTCATCACTCACGAAGGTAAACTTCGTAACTTTGTTCCAGAAGAAATCATCAAACGTTTCTGTGATTTCCGTAAAACCCACCTCATCCGTAGGTTCAAACGGCTTGCTGGACTTGAAAAAGAAAAAATTGATCGTAACTCTGAACTCATTCGATTCATCAAAGAGAAGTGGAACGAAAAAGTAACAGGCATTAAATCAAAAAAGGAATTTGAAGATAAATTAAAAGCTTCCAAATTCGTATATTTTGAATGGTTGTCTTCAATCCCTGTGTATCGTATGACTTTGGAAGAAGTTCGTAAATGTGAAGAAGCCATTGTAGAAGCAAAAACAAAATACACAGAGTATACAACTCTCCAAAAAGATGATAAAAAACTCACTGGTTTTATGACAGATGAGTTGGATGAACTGAAGAAAAAATGGGATCCGAAATAGATAATTATGGCTCAAAAAACTGAAAAAACCTCAGGAAATTCGCGAAATTTTAAGAAATTATCGAACGTAGAACACGTTCGTATGCGTACGGGAATGTGGCTTGGGCAAAACTCCCTATCTACATTTGAACAACATTTTTTTACCAAAGACAACTCTGGTAAATATGACATTGTACACGAAGAACTATCCGACATACCAGCCAAACTCAAATGTTTGGATGAAGCTTGTATGAACTGTGTGGATGAGTACAGAAAGAACTTAAACGACAAATCCATTCCCGAAAAAGACAAGATGAACAAAC
The sequence above is a segment of the Leptospira sp. WS39.C2 genome. Coding sequences within it:
- a CDS encoding ATP-binding protein — its product is MFLPPDMSSVKQFRQELKRTLEDNGFSFDNIMQIELAADEALTNAVAANVSCACDETIICRWRIDSAKFTLYILDYGSGLSGESPVPDNDKELLRANQSQCFSTFLDHIKNHQSKKPETLPYNGSGQKHKNMGKGLKIINAMMDSVKVMFHGEGMVDEAPAGFKVMGSIIALEYDRSKHL
- a CDS encoding DNA gyrase subunit A, which encodes MKNEEQYPKRPFEDQVNDDQRKYSRYVCDSRAIPQEIDGLKPVQRRILWAMWNSDARNRHTKTVKVAGLAMGYHPHGDRSIQDALSQMAQDFAFANNYPLVHGEGTFGDVLDPNAIASPRYTEVKLSDFAKDLGFFESLPDIDYVKNYDETEDEPIHFVGKVPVVLLNNIQGIATGFRCFIPAHKLSDVIDSQVTYLKTGKPKKITPWYKGYGGEVKLSKNDNGNTVMSTTFGFKKEDGKLYLVDSPMNWNREKVVNYLDDLIERKDNWLKDYIDHSSQTFKIELIAKKGEEPSEKEIKELFSKENNEVLTINVITHEGKLRNFVPEEIIKRFCDFRKTHLIRRFKRLAGLEKEKIDRNSELIRFIKEKWNEKVTGIKSKKEFEDKLKASKFVYFEWLSSIPVYRMTLEEVRKCEEAIVEAKTKYTEYTTLQKDDKKLTGFMTDELDELKKKWDPK
- the gltX gene encoding glutamate--tRNA ligase, which codes for MTEVRTRFAPSPSGFLHVGGARTALFNYLYAKAKKGKFLLRIEDTDQDRSTEASFKIILESLKWLGMEWDEGPGVGGPNGPYTQSERIHIYKEYTDKLIKEKKAYRCFCTAEELEGKKKQADAMGIPYIYDGKCSDLSDEEINSQLEKKTPFTVRFKTPHKIVIVDDMIQGKVKFESKLIGDFIIVKSDGFPSYNYAVVIDDALMNITHVIRGVGHLSNTPRQIMIFEAFGFPLPRFAHASEIVGTDGKKLSKRAGATSVLAFRDLGYSSETMRNYMALLGWTSPEGKEYMSDEELCNVFDVERCSKSPATFDVFKKLKEEEKETVDFNKLSLLGLAEYLNPKSKLNWMSNKYIRDAKIETLGKALEPFLKDCQIPDAYKSGENPQLLSILDSVRVYLDRLIQAPPYIEEFFLENLSFENDEAKQLVLEGKGKEVVTHFYQIVKGSSLTTPDAYKEAMAKVGESTGEKGRTLFMPIRSITTGKSHGLELPILFSLLGQDKMVKRMEQLAGILGISLR